The following proteins come from a genomic window of Microbacterium sulfonylureivorans:
- a CDS encoding uroporphyrinogen-III synthase, with translation MNTASQHVPAKPLAGWRVLVPRGGPWGDGVAATLRRQGATPVIAPLINFAPTNDQATLEQSLADLAAGSFDWLTVTSATTVDVLYAYRAIVPPTTKIAAVGETTAAALLAVGYRVDLVPEEDNSAAGMAEQLIGLEPEPRDILTLRSEIAKPVLTRMLADAGHRVRSVVAYRTVGVPVTDRIAEDVRSGRINAILVTSGSVAEQVHLQFPAVPETTLIAAIGPRTAKDARRAGLSVDVVADAQTVDALIDAVARFSLPHAADEFAPRTGAFPLPRQD, from the coding sequence ATGAACACAGCCTCACAGCACGTACCCGCCAAGCCCCTCGCGGGATGGCGCGTCCTCGTGCCCCGCGGCGGTCCCTGGGGTGATGGTGTCGCGGCGACGCTGCGTCGTCAGGGCGCCACCCCCGTGATCGCGCCGCTCATCAACTTCGCTCCGACCAACGACCAGGCCACGCTCGAGCAGTCGCTCGCCGACCTCGCCGCGGGCTCGTTCGACTGGCTCACGGTCACGAGCGCCACAACCGTCGACGTGCTCTACGCGTATCGCGCGATCGTGCCCCCGACGACCAAGATCGCAGCCGTCGGAGAGACGACCGCGGCGGCGCTCCTCGCGGTCGGGTACCGGGTCGACCTCGTGCCGGAAGAGGACAACTCCGCGGCCGGCATGGCCGAGCAGCTCATCGGTCTCGAGCCCGAGCCGCGCGACATCCTGACCCTGCGCAGCGAGATCGCCAAGCCCGTGCTGACCCGCATGCTCGCCGACGCCGGTCACCGCGTCCGCAGCGTGGTGGCGTACCGCACGGTGGGCGTGCCTGTCACCGATCGCATCGCCGAGGACGTGCGCTCGGGTCGCATCAACGCGATCCTCGTGACCAGCGGGTCGGTGGCCGAACAGGTCCACCTCCAGTTCCCCGCCGTCCCCGAGACGACTCTCATCGCCGCGATCGGTCCGCGCACCGCGAAGGACGCCCGTCGGGCGGGCCTCTCGGTCGACGTCGTCGCCGACGCGCAGACCGTCGACGCGCTGATCGACGCAGTGGCGCGATTCTCTCTCCCTCACGCAGCGGACGAGTTCGCGCCGCGCACCGGTGCTTTCCCGCTTCCGCGCCAGGACTGA
- a CDS encoding phage holin family protein has translation MTSPRGFRDRADESLLTLLGEVPELIRNLVIAEIESAKKWAARTAKDGGWGALWMFAALFVLFWSVPVLGTFVIAGLSSWWPVWLSALVVFFAMLIVTAILALLGILRFRKIGKSQNPVQSIAQDVKEVRDEL, from the coding sequence GTGACGTCGCCGCGCGGATTCCGCGACCGCGCCGATGAGAGCCTGCTGACGCTCCTCGGCGAGGTTCCGGAGCTGATCCGCAACCTCGTCATCGCCGAGATCGAGTCGGCGAAGAAGTGGGCGGCGCGCACCGCCAAGGACGGCGGATGGGGCGCGCTGTGGATGTTCGCCGCGCTCTTCGTGCTCTTCTGGTCGGTCCCCGTGCTCGGCACGTTCGTGATCGCCGGCCTCTCGTCGTGGTGGCCGGTGTGGCTGTCCGCCCTGGTCGTCTTCTTCGCGATGCTCATCGTCACCGCGATCCTGGCGCTGCTCGGCATCCTGCGGTTCCGCAAGATCGGCAAGAGTCAGAACCCGGTCCAATCCATCGCCCAGGACGTGAAGGAGGTGCGCGATGAGCTCTGA
- a CDS encoding protoporphyrinogen/coproporphyrinogen oxidase, whose protein sequence is MPETPEPFDELVTHAHETKVVVIGGGVAGLVAALECAKVGMPVTVLEATGSFGGTVAEAEVDGLRVGTGATCWSTAGGAVRTLVDELGLSDLVVAPRDDRTWIAGLDRGAAAPLPGESVLGIPANPWAEDVRPFIGLGGAWRAYLDRLRPPLTIGKERNLGRLVRTRMGDAVLDRIVAPLAFGRFGIGPGHVDVSVAAPGLGSALTRTGSLGGAVADLLVDRPTGAAVESLEGGMPRLVDALVQRLGELGADLVTDARASALERDGDRWAVTLDPTGDGASREVLPADVVFVATDQAAARTLLSPLVADAVAEATDAAPTREVVTLVVDAPALDVAPRGAEVYAVPGALRASGLVHQTARWEWLARAAGPGRHVLSVAFDGADGALPTTGLGDAEIAAMARAEASALLGVEIPADAVRGVHRSVFTLARPPSAWGHAEATAAARAAVAAERGLAAVGAWLSGSGLARLVPDAQDEAERVRRGVLWGASDAS, encoded by the coding sequence ATGCCCGAGACGCCCGAACCGTTCGACGAACTCGTCACCCACGCGCACGAGACGAAGGTCGTCGTCATCGGCGGCGGCGTCGCGGGTCTGGTCGCCGCTCTCGAGTGCGCGAAGGTCGGGATGCCCGTCACGGTGCTGGAGGCGACGGGATCGTTCGGCGGCACGGTCGCCGAAGCCGAGGTGGACGGGCTCCGTGTCGGCACCGGGGCGACGTGCTGGTCCACCGCGGGCGGCGCCGTGCGCACGCTCGTGGACGAGCTCGGTCTGAGCGACCTCGTCGTCGCGCCGCGCGACGATCGCACCTGGATCGCCGGACTCGACCGCGGCGCGGCCGCCCCGCTCCCGGGCGAATCCGTTCTCGGCATCCCGGCGAATCCGTGGGCCGAGGATGTCCGCCCGTTCATCGGACTCGGCGGCGCGTGGCGCGCGTACCTCGACCGGCTGCGTCCGCCGCTCACGATCGGCAAGGAGCGCAATCTCGGCAGGCTCGTGCGCACCCGCATGGGCGACGCCGTGCTCGACCGCATCGTCGCGCCCCTCGCCTTCGGCCGCTTCGGAATCGGCCCGGGTCACGTCGACGTCAGCGTCGCCGCGCCGGGCCTTGGCTCGGCGCTCACCCGCACCGGTTCGCTGGGCGGCGCCGTCGCCGACCTGCTCGTCGACCGCCCGACGGGCGCTGCGGTCGAGAGTCTCGAGGGCGGGATGCCGCGCCTCGTCGACGCTCTCGTGCAGCGGCTCGGCGAACTCGGCGCCGACCTCGTCACCGACGCCCGCGCGTCGGCGCTCGAACGCGACGGCGATCGGTGGGCCGTCACGCTCGATCCGACCGGCGACGGCGCTTCGCGGGAGGTCCTCCCGGCCGACGTGGTCTTCGTCGCGACGGACCAGGCCGCCGCACGGACGCTCCTGTCGCCGCTCGTCGCCGATGCCGTGGCCGAGGCGACGGATGCCGCGCCCACCCGCGAGGTCGTCACGCTGGTCGTCGACGCCCCGGCCCTCGACGTCGCCCCACGCGGCGCGGAGGTCTACGCCGTCCCCGGTGCGCTCCGGGCGTCCGGCCTCGTCCATCAGACCGCGCGATGGGAATGGCTCGCCCGCGCTGCCGGCCCCGGCCGGCACGTGCTCAGCGTCGCGTTCGACGGCGCCGACGGCGCGTTGCCGACCACGGGCCTCGGCGACGCCGAGATCGCCGCGATGGCGCGGGCGGAGGCATCCGCGCTCCTCGGCGTCGAGATCCCGGCAGACGCGGTGCGCGGGGTCCACCGGTCGGTCTTCACCCTCGCGCGACCCCCCTCGGCGTGGGGTCACGCCGAGGCCACGGCCGCCGCACGCGCCGCCGTCGCGGCCGAGCGCGGCCTCGCGGCGGTCGGGGCCTGGCTGTCGGGAAGCGGGCTCGCCCGGCTCGTCCCGGATGCTCAGGACGAGGCCGAACGGGTGCGCCGGGGAGTCCTGTGGGGGGCGTCCGACGCGTCGTGA
- a CDS encoding HhH-GPD-type base excision DNA repair protein encodes MSLHITGDDTADRLLTDDPLALLIGMLLDQQVAMETAFAGPLKISERAGTLDAAALATFDPEAFAELFKATPAVHRFPGSMAGRVQSLCAGIAQDWHGDASAIWTDGDPDGPTVLARLKALPGFGEQKAKIFLALLGKQYGYDGAGWREASAPYGEEGSHRSVADIVSPESLTLVREHKRAMKAAAKSGGGGV; translated from the coding sequence ATGAGCCTCCACATCACGGGCGACGACACCGCCGACCGCCTGCTCACCGACGACCCCCTCGCGCTCCTCATCGGCATGCTGCTCGACCAGCAGGTGGCGATGGAGACGGCGTTCGCCGGTCCGCTCAAGATCTCGGAGCGCGCCGGCACCCTCGACGCCGCCGCGCTCGCGACCTTCGATCCCGAGGCGTTCGCCGAGCTCTTCAAGGCGACACCCGCCGTGCATCGGTTCCCCGGATCGATGGCGGGTCGCGTGCAGTCGCTGTGCGCCGGCATCGCGCAGGACTGGCACGGCGACGCCTCGGCGATCTGGACGGACGGCGACCCCGACGGCCCGACGGTCCTCGCCCGGCTCAAGGCGCTGCCGGGCTTCGGCGAGCAGAAGGCGAAGATCTTCCTCGCGCTCCTCGGCAAGCAGTACGGGTACGACGGCGCGGGGTGGCGCGAGGCATCCGCTCCCTATGGCGAAGAAGGATCGCACCGCAGCGTCGCCGACATCGTCTCGCCGGAGTCGCTCACGCTGGTGCGCGAGCACAAGCGGGCCATGAAGGCCGCGGCGAAGTCCGGGGGCGGAGGCGTCTGA
- a CDS encoding DUF1801 domain-containing protein, giving the protein MQKTGGSVAAFIAGVTPAKRQRDASTMVALMREITGREPELWGTIIGFGSCHYRYPTGTEGDVPIAAFAPRRQATTVYLLDTGAHADELARLGPHDTGAGCLYLKDLEAVDADVLRGMIAEDYRRVLDGDTGTATYTVTD; this is encoded by the coding sequence ATGCAGAAGACCGGCGGCAGCGTGGCCGCGTTCATCGCAGGGGTCACGCCGGCGAAGCGGCAGCGGGATGCCTCGACCATGGTCGCTCTCATGCGGGAGATCACCGGCCGCGAGCCGGAGCTGTGGGGCACGATCATCGGCTTCGGCTCGTGCCATTACCGCTACCCGACCGGAACCGAGGGCGACGTGCCCATCGCCGCGTTCGCCCCTCGCCGCCAGGCGACCACGGTCTACCTGCTCGACACCGGCGCGCACGCGGACGAGCTCGCCCGGCTCGGACCGCACGACACCGGCGCCGGATGCCTGTACCTCAAGGATCTCGAGGCGGTCGACGCCGACGTGCTCCGTGGAATGATCGCCGAGGACTACCGGCGCGTGCTCGACGGCGACACCGGCACCGCGACATACACCGTCACCGACTGA
- a CDS encoding SDR family NAD(P)-dependent oxidoreductase gives MAMNYRGTTALITGASAGLGVEFASQFAARGADVVLVARREDRLRDLAGRLAREHSVTATPIPLDLATPDAATRLREELEGRGIRIQTLVNNAGFGMRGALVDADAARTAEMVQVNVATLTALTREFLPDLVAAGTGALVGVASTAAYQPCPNMAVYGATKAFVLSLTEAIAYETRGSGLRVLAVSPGATRTEFFEVVGTWDASVGRFETSEQVVTRALRELDRPNGRASFVSGRLNAVASTLARLMPRRLTLAASGRVLQ, from the coding sequence ATGGCCATGAACTATCGCGGCACGACCGCGCTCATCACCGGTGCGAGCGCCGGGCTCGGCGTCGAGTTCGCGTCGCAGTTCGCCGCGCGGGGGGCCGACGTCGTGCTCGTCGCGCGCCGCGAGGACCGGCTCCGTGACCTCGCCGGGCGCCTCGCCCGCGAGCACAGCGTCACCGCGACGCCGATCCCGCTCGACCTGGCGACGCCGGACGCGGCGACGCGGCTGCGCGAGGAGCTCGAGGGACGGGGCATCCGGATCCAGACGCTGGTCAACAACGCGGGCTTCGGCATGCGTGGTGCGCTCGTCGACGCGGATGCCGCGCGCACGGCCGAGATGGTGCAGGTCAACGTCGCGACGCTGACGGCGCTCACGCGCGAGTTCCTGCCCGACCTCGTCGCCGCCGGCACCGGCGCGCTCGTGGGCGTCGCGAGCACGGCCGCATATCAGCCGTGCCCGAACATGGCCGTCTACGGAGCGACGAAGGCGTTCGTGCTGAGCCTCACCGAGGCGATCGCGTACGAGACACGCGGGTCGGGGCTGCGCGTGCTTGCTGTGAGCCCGGGGGCGACGCGCACCGAGTTCTTCGAGGTGGTCGGCACGTGGGATGCCTCGGTCGGCCGATTCGAGACGTCCGAGCAGGTCGTGACCAGGGCGCTGCGCGAACTCGATCGGCCGAACGGGCGGGCGAGCTTCGTCTCGGGCCGGCTCAACGCGGTGGCGTCGACGCTCGCCCGGCTGATGCCCCGCCGGCTGACGCTCGCGGCGAGCGGACGCGTCCTGCAATAG
- a CDS encoding glycine--tRNA ligase yields the protein MAEQSRLDKVIALARHRGFVFQAGEIYGGSRSAWDYGPLGTELKENIRRQWWQTFVRGRGDMVGLDSSIILPKRVWEASGHVATFTDPLVECLHCHKRFRADNLIEDFEARKGRPAENGLADVPCPNCGNKGQYTEPKAFSGLVKTYLGVVDDESGLHYLRPETAQGIFVNFSNVLTASRKKPPFGIGQVGKAFRNEITPGNFIFRTREFEQMEIEFFTPPADADEWFKAWVEDCWNWFTDLGIDPGNMRRYDVPEDDRAHYSAGTIDVEYRFGFPGKEWGELMGVANRTDYDLSSHTGASGQSLTYFDQASGEKYTPYVIEPSFGLTRAMMAFLVDAYHEEEAPNAKGGTDTRTVLKLDPRLAPVKAAILPLSRNEQLSPIAREVAEDLRGEWNIDFDDAGAIGRRYRRQDEIGTPFCVTVDFDSLDDRAVTVRDRDTMGQERVPLDGLHAYLGERLQGA from the coding sequence GTGGCCGAGCAGTCCCGCCTCGACAAAGTCATCGCCCTCGCCCGCCACCGCGGGTTCGTCTTCCAGGCGGGCGAGATCTACGGCGGATCCCGTTCGGCGTGGGACTACGGTCCCCTCGGAACCGAGCTCAAGGAGAACATCCGCCGCCAGTGGTGGCAGACGTTCGTCCGCGGCCGCGGCGACATGGTCGGCCTCGACTCGTCGATCATCCTGCCCAAGCGCGTGTGGGAGGCATCCGGACACGTCGCGACCTTCACCGACCCGCTGGTCGAGTGCCTCCACTGTCACAAGCGCTTCCGCGCCGACAACCTGATCGAGGACTTCGAGGCGCGCAAGGGCCGCCCGGCCGAGAACGGTCTCGCCGACGTTCCCTGTCCCAACTGCGGCAACAAGGGCCAGTACACCGAGCCGAAGGCGTTCTCCGGCCTGGTGAAGACGTATCTCGGCGTCGTCGACGACGAGTCGGGCCTGCACTACCTGCGCCCCGAGACCGCCCAGGGCATCTTCGTGAACTTCTCGAACGTCCTCACCGCGTCGCGCAAGAAGCCGCCGTTCGGCATCGGCCAGGTCGGCAAGGCGTTCCGCAACGAGATCACGCCCGGCAACTTCATCTTCCGCACGCGCGAGTTCGAGCAGATGGAGATCGAGTTCTTCACCCCTCCGGCCGACGCCGACGAGTGGTTCAAGGCGTGGGTCGAGGACTGCTGGAACTGGTTCACCGACCTCGGCATCGACCCCGGCAACATGCGGCGCTACGACGTGCCCGAAGACGACCGCGCGCACTACTCGGCCGGCACGATCGACGTCGAGTACCGCTTCGGCTTCCCGGGCAAGGAGTGGGGCGAGCTCATGGGCGTCGCCAACCGCACCGACTACGACCTCTCCAGTCACACCGGGGCGTCTGGCCAGAGCCTCACCTACTTCGACCAGGCGTCGGGCGAGAAGTACACCCCGTACGTCATCGAGCCGTCTTTCGGTCTCACGCGCGCCATGATGGCGTTCCTCGTCGACGCGTACCACGAGGAGGAGGCGCCGAACGCGAAGGGCGGCACCGACACCCGCACGGTCCTCAAGCTCGACCCGCGTCTGGCGCCGGTCAAGGCGGCGATCCTCCCGCTGTCGCGCAACGAGCAGCTGTCGCCGATCGCCCGCGAGGTGGCCGAAGACCTGCGTGGCGAGTGGAACATCGACTTCGACGACGCCGGCGCCATCGGCCGCCGTTACCGTCGCCAGGACGAGATCGGCACGCCGTTCTGCGTCACGGTCGACTTCGACTCGCTCGACGACCGCGCCGTCACCGTGCGCGACCGCGACACGATGGGCCAGGAGCGCGTGCCGCTCGACGGCCTGCACGCGTATCTGGGGGAGCGTCTCCAGGGCGCCTAG
- a CDS encoding vWA domain-containing protein — MPARPRRVPADSSPFLPVRSRARARRAVFGAGVLAVAIVLSACTGDGTEGGDFGDGDFADDGCTSVVVATSSEKVNMLDALADAFKESPEHDALDECATVRPINVSSGDATRFLTSGQDWPDDDTRRWPTMWSPASTVWTERVAAAAFPALVGEPESFTHTPVVFGVPETMAKALGYPGSEIGITDFERLCQDPEGWGSVGKDLWGSFKISKTNPNTSTTGLSAILMQSYEAAGKTEGLTAADVAAAADFSRVFEECVIHYGDTTGKVLTTLYDETQNGAGGSGYVSAVALEETSLLNYNQGNPDSHTVQPGETLTPPKEKLVAVYPAGGSMWSDNPITVLGADWVTDVQAEAGAAFAAFVQTAAAQEILPEYGFRPLDESVPLGDLFTAEYGVDPAGPAVTLPRPEVDVVSAAIDQWTQIRKPSSVLEVIDISGSMDEPIGDGRSKLDGAIEGAQATLGHFRSTDEVGVWAFTTGVESEAGENLVVLRDVTPLASDRESVESSLDDLRFATREGTPLYDAIAVAYDEMTARAEPGRINAIVVLSDGQDTDSSISLDSLVAKIGKASREGGDDAPVRIFPIAYGEGADTGALQRIAEATGGQWFDASDPAKIDLVFASVINNF, encoded by the coding sequence ATGCCAGCCCGACCTCGGCGGGTGCCCGCCGACTCCTCGCCCTTCCTCCCCGTGCGCTCACGGGCGCGTGCCCGGCGCGCCGTCTTCGGTGCGGGCGTCCTCGCCGTCGCCATCGTGCTGAGCGCGTGCACGGGCGACGGCACCGAGGGGGGCGACTTCGGTGACGGCGACTTCGCCGACGACGGCTGCACCAGCGTCGTCGTCGCGACATCCTCCGAGAAGGTCAACATGCTCGACGCGCTGGCGGACGCGTTCAAGGAGTCGCCCGAGCACGACGCGCTCGACGAGTGCGCCACGGTGCGCCCGATCAACGTCTCGTCGGGCGATGCGACGCGGTTCCTCACCTCCGGGCAGGACTGGCCCGACGACGACACGCGCCGCTGGCCGACCATGTGGTCCCCGGCTTCGACGGTGTGGACCGAGCGGGTGGCGGCCGCGGCATTCCCCGCCCTCGTCGGCGAGCCCGAGTCGTTCACCCACACGCCCGTCGTGTTCGGCGTGCCTGAGACGATGGCCAAAGCGCTGGGGTACCCGGGCAGCGAGATCGGCATCACCGACTTCGAGCGTCTGTGCCAGGATCCCGAGGGCTGGGGCAGCGTGGGCAAGGACCTCTGGGGATCGTTCAAGATCTCGAAGACGAACCCCAACACGTCGACCACCGGACTCTCGGCGATCCTGATGCAGTCGTACGAGGCGGCAGGCAAGACAGAGGGCCTCACCGCCGCCGACGTCGCCGCGGCCGCGGACTTCTCGCGTGTGTTCGAGGAGTGCGTCATCCACTACGGCGACACCACGGGCAAGGTGCTGACCACTCTCTACGACGAGACGCAGAACGGTGCGGGCGGGTCGGGATACGTCTCGGCGGTCGCTCTCGAGGAGACCTCGCTCCTCAACTACAACCAGGGCAACCCCGACTCGCACACGGTGCAGCCCGGCGAGACGCTGACGCCCCCGAAGGAGAAGCTCGTCGCGGTGTATCCGGCGGGCGGCTCGATGTGGTCCGACAACCCCATCACCGTCCTCGGCGCCGACTGGGTCACCGACGTGCAGGCCGAGGCGGGCGCCGCGTTCGCGGCTTTCGTGCAGACGGCCGCGGCTCAGGAGATCCTCCCCGAGTACGGCTTCCGGCCGCTCGACGAGTCCGTCCCGCTGGGCGACCTGTTCACGGCCGAGTACGGCGTCGACCCCGCCGGGCCCGCGGTGACGCTGCCCCGCCCCGAGGTCGATGTGGTGTCGGCCGCGATCGACCAGTGGACGCAGATCCGCAAGCCCTCGTCGGTGCTCGAGGTCATCGACATCTCGGGCTCGATGGACGAGCCGATCGGCGACGGCCGGTCGAAGCTCGACGGAGCGATCGAAGGCGCCCAGGCGACGCTCGGCCACTTCCGCTCGACCGACGAGGTCGGGGTGTGGGCTTTCACGACCGGCGTCGAGTCCGAGGCGGGCGAGAACCTCGTCGTGCTGCGCGACGTCACCCCGCTGGCGTCCGACCGCGAGTCCGTGGAGTCCTCGCTCGACGATCTGCGCTTCGCGACCCGTGAAGGCACGCCCCTGTACGACGCGATCGCGGTCGCGTACGACGAGATGACGGCGCGCGCCGAGCCCGGTCGGATCAACGCGATCGTCGTGCTCTCGGACGGGCAGGACACCGACTCGAGCATCTCCCTCGACTCCCTCGTCGCCAAGATCGGCAAGGCATCCCGCGAGGGCGGCGACGACGCTCCCGTGCGGATCTTCCCGATCGCGTACGGCGAGGGCGCCGACACCGGCGCGCTGCAGCGCATCGCCGAGGCCACCGGCGGCCAGTGGTTCGACGCGTCGGATCCCGCGAAGATCGACCTCGTCTTCGCGTCGGTCATCAACAACTTCTAG
- a CDS encoding DUF4870 domain-containing protein, whose translation MNPSDEKMWATLVNVGGLFFNFLPALIGYIVLKDRGPFVRAHTATALNFQLTLLIAYLVGGVLSIVFIGFFIIFAAYILNIVLCIVAAVKSNRGEWYQYPMAIRFVS comes from the coding sequence ATGAACCCGTCCGACGAGAAGATGTGGGCGACGCTCGTCAACGTCGGCGGACTGTTCTTCAACTTCCTCCCCGCCCTGATCGGCTACATCGTTCTGAAGGATCGCGGACCGTTCGTGCGGGCGCACACGGCGACGGCGCTGAACTTCCAGCTCACGCTGCTGATCGCCTACCTGGTGGGCGGCGTCCTCAGCATCGTGTTCATCGGGTTCTTCATCATCTTCGCCGCGTACATCCTCAACATCGTGCTGTGCATCGTCGCGGCCGTGAAGTCGAACCGCGGCGAGTGGTACCAGTACCCGATGGCGATCAGGTTCGTCTCCTGA
- a CDS encoding alpha-hydroxy-acid oxidizing protein, with protein sequence MTESIPTPPPAGAGASPRASGRGAPAAPQDPAASRGISRRTQSDIYRAGISGAKPRVPVDPDRLENAARRALSAEAFAYIAGGAGAERTMRANTEAFARHQIWPRPLRDVSTRDLSIDFLGRRRPTPLLLAPLGVMEMAHDEADLAVARAAASLGVPYTLSNQASFAMEEVRDAAPDGARLFQLYWSADDELNASLLRRAEASGCEAVVVTLDTHLLGWRTRDLDLAYLPFTRGMGIAQYTSDPVFQQLVRDRVRRGPDATAPPAAPVRLTPKTVAAGVRIARKGAPLTGAGLRENLRSPLPRAAVETFLDVFSTPALTWGDLAKARQWTSLPLLLKGIVHPEDASRALDAGADGVWISNHGGRQIDQSVPTLDALPAVVDRVDGRVPVVFDSGVRQGSDAFIALALGATAVALGRPYAYGLGIAGEAGVREVVRNVLAELDITLGLSGHTSFAEVGRDALRGA encoded by the coding sequence ATGACTGAGAGCATCCCGACGCCCCCTCCGGCCGGCGCCGGCGCGTCGCCCCGGGCCTCAGGGCGTGGGGCGCCGGCCGCTCCGCAGGATCCGGCCGCCTCTCGCGGCATCTCGCGGCGCACGCAGTCCGACATCTACCGCGCCGGGATCAGCGGTGCCAAGCCGCGAGTCCCGGTCGATCCCGATCGCCTCGAGAACGCCGCCCGCAGGGCGCTCAGCGCCGAGGCCTTCGCCTACATCGCGGGTGGCGCGGGCGCGGAGCGCACGATGCGCGCGAACACGGAGGCCTTCGCCCGCCATCAGATCTGGCCGCGTCCCCTGCGCGACGTCTCGACGCGCGACCTCTCGATCGACTTCCTCGGCCGGCGCCGCCCGACCCCGCTCCTGCTCGCACCGCTCGGGGTGATGGAGATGGCTCACGACGAGGCCGACCTCGCCGTCGCGCGGGCCGCGGCATCCCTCGGCGTCCCCTACACGCTCAGCAATCAGGCCTCGTTCGCCATGGAGGAGGTGCGGGATGCCGCACCCGACGGCGCGCGGCTCTTCCAGCTGTACTGGTCGGCCGACGACGAGCTCAACGCGTCGCTGCTGCGGCGGGCCGAGGCATCAGGGTGCGAAGCCGTCGTCGTGACGCTGGACACACACCTGCTCGGCTGGCGGACGCGCGATCTCGACCTGGCGTACCTCCCCTTCACGCGCGGCATGGGGATCGCCCAGTACACATCCGATCCCGTCTTCCAGCAGCTCGTCCGCGACCGCGTGCGCAGAGGACCGGATGCCACGGCCCCGCCGGCCGCGCCCGTCAGGCTCACGCCGAAGACCGTCGCCGCAGGCGTGAGGATCGCCCGCAAGGGGGCGCCCCTCACGGGCGCGGGTCTGCGCGAGAACCTGCGCTCGCCGCTGCCCCGAGCCGCGGTCGAGACATTCCTCGACGTCTTCTCGACGCCGGCCCTCACGTGGGGCGATCTCGCGAAGGCGAGGCAGTGGACGAGCCTTCCCCTCCTGCTGAAGGGCATCGTGCACCCGGAGGATGCCTCGCGCGCGCTCGACGCGGGTGCCGACGGCGTGTGGATCTCCAACCACGGCGGGCGCCAGATCGACCAGTCCGTTCCGACGCTCGACGCGCTGCCCGCGGTCGTCGATCGCGTGGACGGGCGGGTGCCGGTGGTCTTCGACTCGGGCGTGCGACAGGGTTCGGATGCCTTCATCGCCCTCGCCCTCGGTGCGACGGCCGTCGCCCTCGGCCGGCCCTACGCGTACGGGCTCGGCATCGCCGGGGAGGCGGGTGTGCGCGAGGTCGTGCGCAACGTCCTGGCCGAGCTCGACATCACTCTCGGGCTGTCCGGCCACACCTCGTTCGCCGAGGTCGGGCGAGACGCGCTGCGAGGCGCCTGA